A genomic window from Nicotiana sylvestris chromosome 11, ASM39365v2, whole genome shotgun sequence includes:
- the LOC138881590 gene encoding cytochrome P450 94C1-like, which yields MEFSKTIYPTRFQSKNVPCLYICNRERALASSFTFSKYSSQGKNYHCRTSGQFRRLTFDLACQLGFGFDPEYLLPSLPATPFADAYETAVKICIRRVNTLPLIWKATKKLFNTGQPSDAWGSDWADFRPERWLEKSAGNTGRNFTYPVFQAGPRTCLGKDIAIMQMKMVVTTVLKRFRVLPAEDNFSPNYDASMTSKMKGGFPVRILERH from the exons ATGGAATTCTCAAAGACAATTTATCCGACACGATTTCAATCTAAAAATGTTCCCTGCTTATATATTTGTAACAGAGAAAGAGCTCTCGCGTCGTCTTTCACCTTTTCTAAGTACAGCAGCCAAGGGAAAAACTACCATTGTCGAACTTCAGGACAGTTTCGTCGCCTGACGTTTGATTTGGCATGTCAGCTTGGGTTTGGTTTTGATCCTGAATATTTATTACCGTCTTTGCCAGCAACTCCATTTGCAGACGCTTATGAAACAGCTGTGAAAATTTGCATAAGAAGAGTAAATACCTTACCTCTCATATGGAAAGCTACAAAGAAGCTTTTCAACACTG GTCAGCCGAGTGATGCATGGGGTTCAGATTGGGCTGATTTCCGTCCAGAAAGATGGTTGGAGAAAAGTGCTGGCAACACAGGACGTAATTTCACATATCCAGTGTTTCAAGCAGGGCCAAGGACTTGTCTTGGAAAAGATATTGCAATCATGCAGATGAAAATGGTGGTTACCACTGTCCTAAAGCGCTTTCGGGTTCTGCCCGCTGAGGACAACTTTTCTCCAAATTATGATGCATCTATGACATCGAAGATGAAAGGTGGCTTTCCAGTAAGAATTCTAGAGCGTCATTAG